From a region of the Paenibacillus lutimineralis genome:
- a CDS encoding CPBP family intramembrane glutamic endopeptidase → MKGLRIAGNTVLYLVIYAAIVMLVNQALYNWIGDSGLKDWIKDNSGIVLIVSNIIVLAIYLPLLHWQKISLKDLGFVLVRRGSLLLSAGTGVWLGLFIAAFTRLPWIKATFPPISDLVAFVAGGSLIIFVLGSLLLGSLLEEWLFRGMLFHTLSQSLSVLWTVLLQAVLFGAVFMNVMVGAFAALGAIVYGAVRAGSHSLWGSLAAHVCSTGTLYIVLQWAGDWQSGTLGLLALISGLGIAAHVLLLLYRSGERAEKEQAVSDSITY, encoded by the coding sequence GTGAAGGGATTGCGAATAGCGGGAAATACCGTCTTATATTTGGTCATTTATGCGGCGATTGTGATGCTTGTCAATCAAGCGCTCTACAACTGGATCGGAGATTCCGGGCTGAAAGACTGGATCAAAGACAATTCCGGCATTGTGCTGATTGTATCCAATATCATCGTGCTCGCCATCTATCTTCCGCTGCTGCACTGGCAAAAAATTTCGCTGAAGGATTTGGGGTTTGTTCTTGTGCGCAGGGGATCGTTGCTGCTGTCCGCAGGGACGGGCGTCTGGCTAGGCTTGTTTATCGCCGCGTTTACCCGTCTTCCGTGGATAAAAGCGACATTTCCGCCCATTTCGGATCTGGTCGCTTTTGTCGCCGGCGGAAGCCTGATCATTTTTGTGCTCGGTAGCTTGTTGCTCGGGTCTTTGCTGGAGGAATGGCTGTTCAGAGGAATGCTGTTCCATACGCTCAGTCAAAGTCTTTCGGTTCTGTGGACGGTACTACTCCAGGCTGTATTGTTCGGCGCGGTATTTATGAATGTGATGGTTGGCGCATTTGCGGCGCTGGGCGCGATCGTATACGGTGCTGTTCGCGCCGGCTCGCATTCGCTTTGGGGATCGCTTGCGGCCCATGTGTGCAGCACAGGCACCTTGTATATCGTGCTGCAATGGGCGGGCGATTGGCAGTCCGGAACGCTTGGATTATTAGCTCTAATCAGTGGACTCGGCATTGCGGCACATGTGTTGTTGCTGCTGTACAGGAGTGGCGAAAGGGCGGAAAAAGAACAGGCCGTCAGCGATTCCATTACTTACTAG
- a CDS encoding CPBP family intramembrane glutamic endopeptidase, translated as MKAWGMMLARVAVVIGLYFAWFFTVTTLFFDYVYPRSTWFEQNTVTVIILNDMVGLPLMLLAWRFIFKESLFKAAKFRVMGGKSVAIALWIGLGAGLFTVAFSRLPAIASDKYQFRELFDYLNRAEWYVFLVFLILGNIYKETLFRGILMNEFRRVLPVWIAIVIQGVLYGALFFFGDIPLSLYGFLGAVIFALLYVWFKSIWAPIAAQVACQGSQYLLWHYGPETTDVTVMSVVMAVAALMIAVGIFLAAKHRSSISVSLSSEAVKPL; from the coding sequence ATGAAGGCGTGGGGAATGATGCTGGCTCGCGTGGCTGTTGTTATCGGCCTGTATTTTGCATGGTTCTTTACCGTGACGACATTATTTTTTGATTATGTGTACCCAAGAAGCACGTGGTTTGAACAAAACACGGTAACCGTCATTATTTTGAACGATATGGTGGGGTTGCCGCTCATGCTGCTGGCCTGGAGATTTATATTCAAAGAAAGTCTGTTCAAGGCGGCTAAGTTCCGCGTGATGGGCGGTAAATCGGTGGCGATCGCTTTATGGATCGGACTTGGAGCCGGCTTGTTTACGGTCGCTTTCTCCCGGCTTCCTGCCATTGCATCGGATAAGTACCAGTTCCGCGAATTGTTTGATTACCTGAACCGCGCGGAATGGTATGTATTTCTGGTTTTCCTGATTCTCGGAAATATTTACAAGGAGACATTGTTCAGAGGTATTTTGATGAATGAGTTCAGACGTGTGCTCCCAGTTTGGATTGCAATTGTGATTCAGGGCGTGTTATACGGGGCGTTGTTCTTTTTCGGAGACATTCCGCTGTCGCTGTACGGTTTTCTCGGCGCGGTTATTTTTGCACTCTTGTATGTCTGGTTTAAATCCATCTGGGCGCCGATCGCCGCGCAAGTCGCCTGTCAGGGCAGCCAGTACCTGCTTTGGCATTACGGGCCAGAGACGACGGACGTCACCGTCATGTCCGTCGTGATGGCTGTGGCGGCCCTGATGATTGCGGTTGGCATATTCCTTGCGGCGAAGCATCGCTCCTCGATCTCCGTGTCGCTGTCTTCCGAGGCGGTGAAGCCTTTGTGA
- a CDS encoding CPBP family intramembrane glutamic endopeptidase, translating into MKKVLTMIVNIALYLGVFYALLYLLRSTYNYEVTLSFAKFLDRNPAMFMVVLFTLITLVYMLIFRIKGWIWPHAEKNLFRASGFKRLSVSRVLLMIGLGLAGSLFSIGLIVINDIARQFPSIPALVDDLIKGDSIWYVILGAGLIGPAFEEILFRGLIFSELRRVMPVYVALVLQAAAYAYFQPSAALSVISIGSGLIYGALYLRTGSLWAPILVQNTAMGTIFLFKYIGFYEWFDKLGDVSLYIITTLCLAALIGGSVYVWRTSGNGGIGARAGQALTADAPSAAQKGG; encoded by the coding sequence GTGAAAAAAGTGTTGACCATGATAGTGAATATCGCGCTTTATCTCGGGGTCTTTTATGCGCTGCTCTATCTACTTCGCTCTACTTACAATTACGAAGTAACGCTGTCGTTCGCCAAGTTTCTGGATCGCAACCCGGCCATGTTTATGGTCGTTCTGTTCACGCTGATTACGCTTGTGTATATGCTCATCTTTCGAATCAAAGGATGGATCTGGCCACATGCGGAAAAAAATCTGTTCCGTGCGTCGGGCTTCAAACGGCTAAGCGTCTCGCGCGTCTTGCTGATGATTGGCCTGGGTCTTGCGGGAAGCTTGTTCAGCATCGGCCTTATCGTCATTAACGATATTGCGCGGCAATTTCCGTCCATTCCCGCGCTGGTCGACGATCTGATCAAGGGGGATTCGATCTGGTACGTCATTCTGGGCGCCGGTTTGATCGGCCCGGCATTTGAAGAAATATTGTTCAGGGGCCTTATTTTCAGCGAGCTTCGCAGGGTTATGCCTGTATATGTGGCCTTGGTGCTGCAAGCCGCAGCTTACGCGTACTTTCAGCCGAGCGCGGCGCTTTCGGTCATTAGCATTGGTTCGGGCCTGATTTATGGGGCACTGTATTTGCGCACCGGTTCGCTGTGGGCGCCTATTCTGGTACAGAATACAGCCATGGGCACCATCTTTTTATTTAAATACATCGGGTTCTACGAATGGTTTGACAAGCTGGGCGATGTTTCGCTGTATATCATTACAACGCTTTGTCTGGCTGCGTTGATTGGAGGTTCCGTCTATGTCTGGCGGACCTCAGGCAACGGTGGTATCGGCGCACGCGCCGGTCAAGCGCTGACGGCTGACGCGCCGTCGGCAGCACAAAAGGGGGGCTGA